The Saccharopolyspora gloriosae genome has a segment encoding these proteins:
- the sdhC gene encoding succinate dehydrogenase, cytochrome b556 subunit — MASTTASAAEAPQREGNPRAKGTLYRGDLGMWSWVAHRITGVLTFFFLFVHVLDTALVRVSPEAYDTVIETYKSPIMILFELGLLAAVLFHAFNGIRVMLVDFWANGPKYQKPMLWTVLVVWLVLIVPAAISMLTRAVTELFGGH, encoded by the coding sequence ATGGCCAGCACCACCGCCTCCGCGGCGGAGGCCCCCCAGCGCGAGGGCAATCCTCGTGCCAAGGGAACCCTCTACCGCGGTGATTTGGGCATGTGGTCGTGGGTAGCGCACCGCATCACGGGCGTGCTCACATTCTTCTTCCTGTTCGTGCACGTGTTGGACACCGCTCTCGTGCGGGTATCGCCCGAGGCGTACGACACGGTCATCGAAACCTACAAAAGCCCGATCATGATCCTGTTCGAACTGGGTCTGCTCGCGGCGGTGCTGTTCCACGCGTTCAACGGCATCCGCGTCATGCTGGTCGACTTCTGGGCGAACGGGCCGAAATACCAGAAGCCGATGCTCTGGACCGTTCTGGTGGTCTGGCTGGTGCTCATCGTTCCCGCCGCCATCAGCATGCTCACGCGCGCCGTCACGGAACTGTTCGGGGGGCACTGA
- a CDS encoding succinate dehydrogenase hydrophobic membrane anchor subunit → MTTIDAPLSVDKPRSPKRPAARRSNFELYSWLFMRLSGVLLLFLVLGHMLIMLFLDGGVHRINFAFVAGRWASPFWQLWDLTMLWLASLHGGNGLRTVINDYSRKDATRFWLKMLLYVSVLITVVLGTFVLFTFDPNIG, encoded by the coding sequence ATGACCACCATTGACGCGCCGCTGTCGGTCGACAAACCGCGGTCCCCGAAGCGCCCGGCCGCCCGCCGCAGCAACTTCGAGCTCTACAGCTGGCTGTTCATGCGCCTGTCGGGCGTGTTGCTGCTGTTCCTGGTCCTCGGGCACATGCTGATCATGCTGTTCCTGGACGGCGGGGTGCACCGGATCAACTTCGCGTTCGTCGCGGGGCGCTGGGCCTCCCCGTTCTGGCAGCTGTGGGACCTCACGATGTTGTGGCTGGCCAGCCTGCACGGCGGCAACGGGCTTCGCACCGTGATCAACGACTACTCCCGCAAGGACGCCACCCGGTTCTGGCTGAAGATGCTGCTGTACGTCTCGGTCCTGATCACGGTCGTGCTGGGCACCTTCGTGCTCTTCACCTTCGACCCGAACATCGGCTGA
- the sdhA gene encoding succinate dehydrogenase flavoprotein subunit, translating to MQHHKYDVVIVGAGGAGMRAAIESGQRARTAVLTKLYPTRSHTGAAQGGMCAALANVEEDNWEWHTFDTIKGGDYLVDQDAAEVMAKEAIDSVLDLEKMGLPFNRTPEGKIDQRRFGGHTRDHGKSPVRRACYAADRTGHMILQTLYQNCIKHGVEFFNEFYVLDVTMSEDENGEEVCTGAIAYELATGEIHVFEAKSVVFATGGFGKVFKTTSNAHTLTGDGMGIIYRKGLPLEDMEFYQFHPTGLAGLGILISEAVRGEGGILRNADGERFMERYAPTIKDLAPRDIVARSMALEVLEGRGAGPNKDYVLLDVTHLGADVLEQKLPDITEFSRTYLGVEPTAEPVPVYPTAHYAMGGIPTNIVGEVLKDNETTVRGLYAAGECACVSVHGSNRLGTNSLLDINVFGRRAGIAAAEYANGNEHVELPEEPAKLVEGMVEHLRTAHGGERVATIRTELQETMDANASVYRTEETLKQALSDVQALKERYGRIAVHDKGKRFNSDLLEAIELGFLLDLAESLVHAALARKESRGGHAREDYTARDDTNFMRHSMSYKQLPDAEDPNAPLGLTGFQSDIRLDYKPVVVTRYQPMERKY from the coding sequence ATGCAACACCACAAGTACGACGTGGTCATCGTCGGCGCCGGCGGCGCCGGGATGCGCGCGGCGATCGAGTCGGGCCAGCGCGCCCGGACCGCCGTGCTGACGAAGCTCTACCCCACGCGCTCCCACACCGGCGCGGCCCAGGGCGGCATGTGCGCTGCGCTGGCCAACGTCGAAGAGGACAACTGGGAGTGGCACACCTTCGACACCATCAAGGGCGGCGACTACCTCGTCGACCAGGACGCCGCCGAGGTCATGGCCAAGGAGGCCATCGACTCGGTGCTGGACCTGGAGAAGATGGGGCTGCCGTTCAACCGGACGCCGGAAGGCAAGATCGACCAGCGCCGGTTCGGCGGACACACCCGTGACCACGGCAAGTCCCCGGTGCGCCGGGCCTGCTACGCCGCGGACCGCACCGGCCACATGATCCTGCAGACGCTGTACCAGAACTGCATCAAGCACGGCGTGGAGTTCTTCAACGAGTTCTACGTCCTCGACGTCACCATGAGCGAGGACGAGAACGGCGAAGAGGTCTGCACCGGCGCCATCGCCTACGAGCTCGCCACCGGCGAGATCCACGTCTTCGAGGCGAAGTCCGTCGTGTTCGCCACCGGCGGTTTCGGCAAGGTCTTCAAGACGACGTCCAACGCCCACACCCTCACCGGTGACGGCATGGGCATCATCTACCGCAAGGGCCTGCCGCTGGAGGACATGGAGTTCTACCAGTTCCACCCGACCGGTCTGGCCGGGCTGGGCATCCTCATCTCGGAGGCGGTCCGCGGCGAGGGCGGCATCCTGCGCAACGCCGACGGCGAACGCTTCATGGAGCGCTACGCCCCGACGATCAAGGACTTGGCGCCGCGCGACATCGTCGCCCGTTCCATGGCCCTGGAAGTGCTGGAAGGCCGCGGCGCCGGTCCGAACAAGGACTACGTGCTGCTCGACGTCACGCACCTCGGCGCGGACGTGCTGGAGCAGAAGCTGCCGGACATCACCGAGTTCTCCCGCACCTACCTGGGCGTGGAGCCGACCGCCGAGCCGGTGCCGGTGTACCCGACCGCGCACTACGCGATGGGCGGTATCCCCACCAACATCGTCGGTGAGGTGCTCAAGGACAACGAGACCACCGTGCGCGGCCTGTACGCCGCGGGCGAGTGCGCGTGCGTCTCGGTCCACGGCTCGAACCGCCTCGGCACGAACTCGCTGCTGGACATCAACGTGTTCGGCCGCCGCGCGGGCATCGCCGCCGCGGAGTACGCCAACGGCAACGAGCACGTGGAGCTCCCGGAAGAGCCCGCGAAGCTCGTCGAGGGCATGGTCGAACACCTGCGCACCGCGCACGGCGGGGAGCGGGTCGCCACGATCCGCACCGAGCTGCAGGAGACGATGGACGCGAACGCCTCGGTGTACCGCACCGAGGAGACCTTGAAGCAGGCGCTGTCGGACGTGCAGGCGCTCAAGGAGCGCTACGGCCGGATCGCGGTCCACGACAAGGGCAAGCGGTTCAACTCGGACCTGCTGGAGGCCATCGAGCTCGGCTTCCTGCTGGACCTCGCGGAGTCGCTGGTGCACGCGGCGCTGGCGCGCAAGGAGTCCCGCGGCGGGCACGCCCGCGAGGACTACACCGCCCGCGACGACACGAACTTCATGCGCCACAGCATGTCGTACAAGCAGCTGCCCGACGCCGAGGATCCGAACGCGCCACTGGGACTGACCGGCTTCCAGTCCGACATCCGGTTGGACTACAAGCCCGTCGTCGTGACCCGGTACCAGCCGATGGAGCGTAAGTACTGA
- a CDS encoding adenosine deaminase yields MSTPVSLDTIRLAPKVLLHDHLDGGLRPQTVIDLAAEVGYAGLPHQDAETLGSWFREAADSGSLERYLETFAHTVAVMQTAEALRRVSAECVEDLAADGVVYAEVRYAPELFQDGGLSLSEIVESVQEGFREGERRAESQGKLIRIGTLLCAMRQNARSAEIAELAVRYRDAEVVGFDIAGPEAGFPPTRNLDAFEYLRQQNAHFTVHAGEAFGLPSIWEAIQHCGAERLGHGVRIVDDIKVDDDGEVRLGRLASYVRDRRIPLEMCPSSNLQTGAAASLADHPIGLLSRLRFRVTVNTDNRLMSHCTMSSEFAALHETFGYGWADMQWFTVNAMKSSFLGFDDRLAIINDAIKPGYATLMG; encoded by the coding sequence ATGTCAACACCGGTGAGCTTGGACACGATCCGACTGGCCCCCAAAGTCCTGCTGCACGACCACCTCGACGGTGGCCTGCGGCCGCAGACGGTCATCGACCTGGCCGCCGAAGTCGGTTACGCGGGGCTGCCGCACCAGGACGCGGAAACGCTCGGTTCGTGGTTTCGGGAAGCGGCGGACTCGGGCTCGTTGGAGCGGTACCTGGAGACGTTCGCGCACACCGTGGCCGTGATGCAGACCGCGGAGGCGCTACGTCGGGTATCCGCCGAATGTGTCGAGGACCTGGCGGCCGATGGGGTGGTCTACGCCGAGGTTCGCTACGCGCCGGAGTTGTTCCAGGACGGCGGATTGAGCCTGTCGGAGATCGTGGAATCCGTACAGGAGGGATTCCGCGAAGGTGAACGCCGTGCGGAATCGCAAGGAAAACTTATCCGGATCGGAACATTGCTCTGCGCGATGCGGCAGAACGCGCGTTCCGCGGAAATCGCGGAACTCGCGGTGCGCTATCGGGACGCCGAGGTGGTGGGTTTCGACATCGCGGGTCCGGAGGCCGGATTCCCGCCCACCCGCAACCTGGACGCCTTCGAATACCTGCGCCAGCAGAACGCGCACTTCACCGTCCACGCAGGTGAGGCGTTCGGGTTGCCGTCCATCTGGGAGGCCATCCAGCACTGCGGCGCGGAGCGGCTCGGGCACGGCGTGCGGATCGTCGACGACATCAAGGTCGACGACGACGGCGAGGTGCGCCTGGGCAGGTTGGCGTCCTACGTGCGGGATCGGCGCATCCCGCTGGAGATGTGCCCGTCGTCGAACTTGCAGACCGGTGCCGCGGCCTCGCTCGCCGACCACCCGATCGGACTGCTGAGCCGGCTGCGGTTCCGCGTCACGGTGAACACCGACAACCGCTTGATGAGCCACTGCACGATGTCCAGCGAGTTCGCCGCGCTGCACGAGACGTTCGGTTACGGCTGGGCGGACATGCAGTGGTTCACGGTGAACGCGATGAAGTCCTCGTTCCTCGGCTTCGACGATCGCCTGGCGATCATCAACGACGCGATCAAGCCCGGCTACGCGACCCTGATGGGCTGA
- a CDS encoding helix-turn-helix transcriptional regulator: MDRAALATFLARRREALRPADVGLPPGARRRTPGLRREEVASLAGMSTDYYTRLEQRRGPHPSAQLLTALSRALRLTGDERDYLFRVAGHNAPTPVLAGTHVAPALLRVLDRLDDTPAMILSALGETLVQNRMACALLGDRSGYTGPARSEVYRWFTDPEHERRMYPEDDRDRQSRAQVANLRNSYGAMGDASAAGELVRALQRESAEFAELWQRHEVAKRFADHKTLLHPELGPIELDCQVLFTEDQSQALLVLTAAPGTEGHAKLELLGVVGHERFTEAQ, from the coding sequence ATGGACCGAGCCGCACTCGCCACCTTCCTGGCCCGCCGCCGGGAGGCGTTGCGCCCCGCCGACGTCGGCCTGCCCCCGGGCGCGCGCAGGCGCACACCCGGGTTGCGGCGGGAGGAAGTGGCGTCGCTGGCCGGGATGTCCACGGACTACTACACGCGGCTGGAGCAGCGCCGCGGCCCGCACCCGAGCGCGCAGCTGTTGACCGCGCTGTCCAGGGCGCTGCGGCTGACCGGTGACGAGCGGGACTACCTGTTCCGGGTGGCCGGGCACAACGCCCCGACGCCGGTGCTCGCGGGGACGCACGTGGCGCCCGCGCTGCTGCGGGTCCTGGACCGGCTGGACGACACCCCGGCGATGATCCTTTCCGCGCTGGGGGAGACGCTGGTGCAGAACCGGATGGCCTGCGCCCTGCTCGGTGACCGCTCCGGGTACACCGGGCCGGCCCGCAGCGAGGTCTACCGCTGGTTCACCGACCCGGAGCACGAGCGCCGGATGTACCCGGAGGACGACCGGGACCGGCAGAGCCGCGCGCAGGTCGCGAACCTGCGCAACAGCTACGGGGCGATGGGCGACGCCTCCGCCGCCGGTGAGCTGGTGCGCGCGTTGCAGCGGGAGAGCGCGGAGTTCGCCGAGCTGTGGCAACGCCACGAGGTCGCGAAGCGCTTCGCGGATCACAAGACCCTGCTGCACCCCGAACTCGGGCCGATCGAGCTGGACTGCCAGGTCCTGTTCACCGAAGACCAGTCCCAAGCCCTGCTGGTGCTCACCGCGGCCCCGGGCACCGAAGGTCACGCCAAACTCGAACTCCTGGGCGTCGTGGGCCACGAACGTTTCACCGAGGCGCAGTGA
- a CDS encoding thymidine phosphorylase, which translates to MMAHSVIDVIRAKRDGDRLDDEQIDWVVDAYTRGEVAEEQMAALAMAVLLRGMDRAETARWTAAMIGSGERLDLAGVPRSTVDKHSTGGVGDKITLPLTPLVAACGAAVPQLSGRGLGHTGGTLDKLESVPGWNARLSAAEIRAQLTEIGAVVCAATEGIAPADRKLYALRDVTGTVESIPLIASSIMSKKIAEGAESLVLDVKCGSGAFMKDLDQARALADELVSIGTAHGVRASALLTDMSVPLGVAVGNALEVAESVEVLQGGGPADVVELTLALAREMLTHAGLSDVDPAEVLSSGRAFDSWRAMIGAQGGDPDAELPTAAHVETFEAPATGILSTLDAYAVGLAAWRLGAGRARKEDAVQHAAGIRCLAKPGDQVTEGAPLLELHTDTPDKLPAAREALAETVTITSEAPARTPLILDTIRP; encoded by the coding sequence CTGATGGCGCACTCGGTGATCGACGTGATCCGCGCGAAGCGCGACGGCGACCGTCTCGACGACGAGCAGATCGACTGGGTGGTCGACGCCTACACTCGCGGCGAGGTGGCCGAGGAGCAGATGGCGGCGCTGGCGATGGCGGTTCTGCTGCGCGGCATGGATCGCGCCGAGACGGCCCGCTGGACCGCGGCGATGATCGGCTCCGGCGAGCGGCTCGACCTCGCAGGCGTCCCGCGCTCCACAGTGGACAAGCACTCGACCGGCGGGGTCGGCGACAAGATCACTTTGCCGCTCACTCCGCTGGTCGCGGCGTGCGGAGCGGCGGTGCCGCAGCTGTCCGGCCGTGGACTCGGGCACACCGGCGGCACGCTGGACAAGCTGGAGTCCGTTCCCGGTTGGAACGCACGGCTGTCGGCGGCCGAGATCCGCGCTCAACTCACCGAGATCGGCGCCGTGGTGTGCGCGGCCACCGAGGGCATCGCGCCCGCCGACCGCAAGCTCTACGCGCTGCGCGACGTCACCGGCACCGTCGAGTCCATCCCGTTGATCGCCAGCTCGATCATGAGCAAGAAGATCGCGGAGGGCGCCGAATCCCTGGTGCTCGACGTGAAATGCGGTTCCGGCGCGTTCATGAAGGACCTGGATCAGGCGCGGGCGCTGGCCGATGAGCTGGTCTCGATCGGCACCGCGCACGGCGTCCGAGCGAGCGCACTGCTCACCGACATGTCGGTGCCGCTGGGCGTCGCCGTGGGCAATGCGCTGGAGGTGGCCGAGTCCGTCGAGGTGCTGCAGGGCGGCGGCCCGGCGGACGTGGTCGAGCTGACGCTGGCACTGGCGCGGGAAATGCTCACCCACGCAGGTCTGTCCGATGTGGACCCGGCGGAGGTGCTGTCATCGGGGAGGGCCTTCGACTCCTGGCGCGCGATGATCGGCGCCCAGGGCGGTGATCCGGACGCGGAACTGCCCACGGCCGCGCACGTCGAGACCTTCGAGGCCCCGGCGACCGGAATTCTGTCTACTTTGGACGCCTATGCGGTGGGGCTCGCCGCATGGCGGCTGGGCGCGGGCCGCGCCCGCAAGGAGGACGCCGTGCAGCACGCCGCAGGCATCCGCTGCCTGGCGAAACCGGGCGACCAGGTCACCGAGGGCGCCCCGCTGCTCGAACTCCACACCGACACCCCCGACAAGCTCCCCGCCGCCCGCGAGGCCCTGGCGGAAACCGTCACGATCACCTCTGAGGCCCCCGCTCGAACCCCGCTGATCCTCGACACGATCCGCCCCTGA
- a CDS encoding apolipoprotein A1/A4/E family protein: MNENMSFDRMRNMLTRAAEIRESEQQQIFDALDEIHARMSPLESLGSVRKRLSELPDRTELGVLTERVDEALSKIDAQDGVIGDVKLAVDGLFDKLAKPFAQLDGRLDGVSGRFDGVAGRMDGLEDKLAHIHKRLDELGGHLDKQDTRLEAIPGSVTGQVRERIDGLETSLRGRFAEIDEGVHEHLDGTRESLQRAVTETGSGVQGALTEAVSGSRDQLQTGLDALAERPAVDPTEKLDKLAERLEQLTERLDRVSGRLDNVEDNVHTRIEAVEQGVSTRLDTVEEGVKSGLGELGGTLAQNLSQISGTLASRPDSDAVDTMVRQANEETERRHAGQLDEAMATFAELILGGSGPSSPPPPTTLPRQQRNNRGRSKSAKRDGDAKALGSDDSSDEGYAAESA, from the coding sequence GTGAACGAGAACATGTCCTTCGACCGCATGCGGAACATGCTCACGCGTGCGGCCGAAATCCGCGAGAGCGAGCAGCAGCAGATTTTCGACGCACTCGACGAGATCCACGCCCGGATGTCCCCGCTCGAATCGCTGGGCTCCGTCCGCAAGCGGCTGTCCGAGCTCCCCGACCGCACCGAGCTCGGCGTGCTGACCGAGCGCGTCGACGAAGCGCTCTCCAAGATCGACGCCCAAGACGGGGTCATCGGCGACGTCAAGCTCGCCGTGGACGGCCTGTTCGACAAGCTCGCCAAGCCGTTCGCGCAGCTCGACGGCCGGCTCGACGGCGTCTCCGGACGCTTCGACGGCGTCGCGGGCCGGATGGACGGGTTGGAGGACAAGCTCGCCCACATCCACAAGCGCCTCGACGAGCTCGGCGGCCACCTCGACAAGCAGGACACCCGCCTGGAAGCGATTCCGGGTTCGGTGACCGGTCAGGTCCGCGAGCGCATCGACGGCCTGGAGACCAGCCTGCGCGGCCGGTTCGCCGAGATCGACGAGGGCGTGCACGAGCACCTCGACGGCACCCGCGAATCCCTGCAGCGCGCGGTCACCGAGACCGGCAGCGGCGTGCAGGGCGCGCTCACCGAAGCCGTCTCCGGCAGCCGCGACCAGCTGCAGACCGGCCTCGACGCGCTCGCCGAGCGTCCCGCGGTGGACCCGACGGAGAAGCTGGACAAGCTGGCCGAGCGGCTGGAGCAGCTCACCGAGCGGCTCGACCGCGTGTCCGGCCGGTTGGACAACGTCGAGGACAACGTGCACACCCGCATCGAGGCGGTCGAGCAGGGCGTCAGCACCCGGCTCGACACCGTCGAAGAGGGCGTCAAGTCCGGCCTCGGCGAGCTCGGCGGCACGCTGGCGCAGAACCTGTCGCAGATCAGCGGCACCCTCGCCTCGCGGCCGGACTCCGACGCGGTGGACACGATGGTCCGCCAGGCCAACGAGGAGACCGAGCGGCGGCACGCCGGTCAGCTGGACGAGGCCATGGCCACGTTCGCGGAGCTGATCCTCGGTGGCAGCGGGCCGTCCAGCCCGCCGCCGCCCACCACGCTGCCCCGCCAGCAGCGCAACAACCGTGGTCGCTCGAAGAGCGCCAAGCGCGACGGTGACGCCAAGGCACTGGGCTCGGACGACTCCTCCGACGAGGGTTACGCCGCCGAGAGCGCCTGA
- a CDS encoding SDR family oxidoreductase yields MHISGNTIFIPGAGSGIGLALATRLQAKGNTVIIGGRREELLARIAAENPGISTVRIDTTDPASIRDASAEVLARHPELNVLVPMAGIMRVEDWHAPAGFLESAEDIITTNVLGPIRLIAEFIEHLQARPDATVLTVSSGLAFSPLRATPSYNASKAAIHMLTESLRLQLADTSVRMQELAPPAVRTDLLPGQRDSAHAMPLDEFADEVMALLESRPEAREVLVERVKFLRYGEARGDYDQVVAALNAADPNGK; encoded by the coding sequence ATGCACATCAGTGGGAACACCATCTTCATCCCCGGGGCCGGCAGCGGCATCGGCCTCGCTCTCGCGACGCGCCTCCAGGCCAAGGGGAACACCGTCATCATCGGCGGTCGCCGCGAGGAACTGCTCGCGCGGATCGCCGCCGAGAACCCCGGCATCAGCACCGTGCGGATCGACACCACCGACCCGGCGAGCATCCGGGACGCCTCCGCCGAGGTGCTGGCGCGGCACCCCGAGCTCAACGTGCTCGTCCCGATGGCGGGGATCATGCGCGTCGAGGATTGGCACGCGCCCGCCGGTTTCCTCGAATCGGCCGAGGACATCATCACCACGAACGTGCTCGGCCCGATCCGGCTCATCGCCGAGTTCATCGAGCATCTGCAGGCGCGGCCGGACGCCACCGTCCTCACCGTGTCCTCCGGCCTGGCGTTCAGCCCGCTGCGCGCCACGCCCAGCTACAACGCGTCGAAGGCCGCGATCCACATGCTCACCGAGTCGCTGCGGCTGCAGCTGGCGGACACCAGCGTGCGGATGCAGGAGCTCGCGCCGCCTGCCGTGCGCACCGACCTGCTGCCCGGGCAGCGCGACAGCGCGCACGCGATGCCGCTGGACGAGTTCGCCGACGAGGTCATGGCCCTGCTCGAATCCCGGCCCGAAGCGCGGGAAGTCCTGGTCGAGCGGGTGAAGTTCCTCCGCTATGGCGAGGCGCGCGGCGACTACGACCAGGTGGTGGCCGCGCTCAACGCCGCCGACCCGAACGGCAAGTGA
- a CDS encoding succinate dehydrogenase iron-sulfur subunit, with protein MTATVTNTEQTTDLPSDAPPIPEGATMVTVRIQRFNPEVDEDLHWESFRIPALPSDRVLNLLHYIKWYVDGSLTFRRSCAHGVCGSDAMRINGVNRLACKVLMKDLLSKNGETTISVEPIKGLPVHKDLLVDMEPFFEAYRAIKPYLVTSGNAPTRERTQSVAERERFDDTTKCILCAACTTSCPVYWSDGSYFGPAAIVNAHRFIFDSRDEAAEERLDILNDVDGVWRCRTTFNCTDACPRGIQVTKAIQEVKRALMFRRR; from the coding sequence ATGACCGCAACCGTCACGAACACCGAACAGACCACCGACCTGCCTTCGGACGCACCGCCGATCCCCGAGGGCGCGACCATGGTCACGGTCCGCATCCAGCGGTTCAACCCTGAGGTCGACGAGGACCTGCACTGGGAGTCCTTCCGGATCCCGGCGCTGCCCAGTGACCGCGTGCTGAACCTGCTGCACTACATCAAGTGGTACGTCGACGGCTCGCTGACGTTCCGCCGGTCGTGCGCGCACGGTGTCTGCGGCTCGGACGCGATGCGCATCAACGGCGTCAACCGCTTGGCGTGCAAGGTCCTGATGAAGGACCTGCTCTCGAAGAACGGTGAGACGACGATCAGCGTCGAGCCGATCAAGGGCCTGCCGGTCCACAAGGACCTGCTCGTCGACATGGAGCCGTTCTTCGAGGCGTACCGGGCGATCAAGCCGTACTTGGTCACTTCGGGCAACGCACCGACGCGGGAGCGCACCCAGTCCGTCGCCGAGCGCGAGCGCTTCGACGACACCACCAAGTGCATCCTGTGCGCGGCGTGCACCACCTCGTGCCCCGTGTACTGGTCGGACGGTTCGTACTTCGGCCCGGCGGCGATCGTCAACGCGCACCGGTTCATCTTCGACAGCCGCGACGAGGCCGCCGAGGAGCGCCTGGACATCCTCAACGACGTGGACGGCGTGTGGCGCTGCCGCACCACGTTCAACTGCACGGACGCCTGCCCGCGTGGCATCCAGGTCACCAAGGCGATCCAAGAGGTCAAGCGAGCCCTGATGTTCCGCCGCCGCTGA
- a CDS encoding cytidine deaminase, protein METVNWEALRAAAVEVAAKAYCPYSKLQVGAAAICDDGRLVVGCNVENGSYGVTLCAECTMAGQLRLTGGGRFVAVACRSGQGELLMPCGRCRQLLYELGGPDCQVDTPRGIARMREVLPDAFEL, encoded by the coding sequence ATGGAGACGGTGAACTGGGAGGCGCTGCGTGCGGCGGCCGTGGAGGTCGCGGCGAAGGCGTACTGCCCCTACTCGAAGCTCCAAGTGGGCGCGGCGGCGATCTGCGACGACGGGCGACTGGTCGTCGGCTGCAACGTCGAGAACGGCTCTTACGGGGTGACGCTGTGCGCCGAGTGCACGATGGCGGGGCAGCTGCGGCTCACCGGCGGCGGCAGGTTCGTCGCCGTGGCCTGCCGCAGCGGTCAAGGTGAGCTGCTCATGCCGTGCGGGCGATGTCGTCAGCTGCTGTACGAGCTCGGCGGCCCCGACTGCCAGGTCGACACCCCGCGCGGCATCGCCCGGATGCGGGAGGTCCTCCCGGACGCGTTCGAGCTCTGA